Part of the Falsibacillus albus genome, CATCATCATTTCCTGATGGTAAAACCGATCGTAATCCTGATCCCCTGCCAATACGATGCTATAGTGTTCAGGAGTATATGTCTGGATGACCACTTCCCCTTCCAACTCATGCCTGCCTGCCCTTCCGCTTACTTGTGTGAGGAGCTGGAAGGTTTTCTCCGAAGCCCTGAAATCAGGAAGGTGCAGCATTGTATCAGCACTCAATACACCGACAAGTGTGATGTTCGGGAAATCCAGACCCTTGGCGATCATTTGCGTCCCTAATAATATATCCGCCTTTCCGTCTTCGAACTGGTTCAGGAGCTTTTCGTGTGCCCCTTTTCGGCTCGTTGTGTCCACATCCATCCTGATGACCCTGGCTTCTGGTATTAGCTTGGAAAGTTCTTCCTCGACCTTTTGCGTCCCTGTTCCAAAGTAACGGATGTGCTCACTGGAGCATTCAGGGCAATTCATTGGTACCCGTTCTTCAAACCCGCAGTAATGGCATTTCATTTGTTCTGAATACCGATGATAGGTCAGCGAAATATCACAATGGGGACATTGGGATACGTGCCCGCAATCCCTGCACATGATAAATGAAGAATGCCCACGCTTGTTTAAAAACAGGACTGACTGCTCCTTTTTTTCCAACCTGTCTTTTAGCTTCTCAAATAATTCAGTTGAGAACATGGAGCGATTGCCGCCCCGCAGCTCCTCTCTCATATCCACAATGGAAACCGAAGGCATCGCTTGATCATTCATCCTTTTGGATAATGATAGAAGCGTATAGACCCCTTTTTTGGCGCGGGCGAATGTTTCCAGAGATGGAGTGGCGCTTCCTAATATGATAGGGCAATGGTTTTGTACCCCTCTATGAATGGCAACCTCACGGGCATGGTATCGAGGGTTTTCCTCCTGCTTGTAGCTTGTCTCATGCTCTTCATCGATGATGATGATCCCCAAATTTTCAAATGGGGCAAAAATAGCCGATCGGGCACCGACGACCACCTTGACTTCTTTCCGCTGAATCTTTCGCCATTCATCATATTTTTCCCCTACGGAGAGGCCGCTGTGAAGCACTGCAACAGCGTCTCCAAATCTTCCTTTGAAGCGATGCACCATTTGCGGGGTCAAGGAGATTTCCGGAACAAGTACAATCGCTTCCTTGCCGTCATTCAATACTTTTTGGATCGATTGTAAGTAGACCTCTGTTTTTCCGCTCCCCGTCACACCGTATAATAAGAAAGTTTCATGTGTCCGATTTTCAATCGATTTTAAAATGGGACCTATCGCATTTGACTGTTCATCCGTCAGTTGAAAGGGCTTCGTTCTTTTAAACTGTCTATTCTCAAATGGATCGCGGTAAATTTCCTTCTGCCTTTCTCCCAATAATCCTTTTTTTATCAAACCACGGATGGTTGACTGTGTTGCGCCAGTATCCTCCATAAGCTCCTTTGCTGAAACTTCCGTCGATTCACTCTTTAAAAACCATTCTAAAACTACCTTTTGCTTCACCGCATTCCCTGATAATCCAAGAACTTGTTCTTTCAAATCGTCGTGGTCCAGCTGGCAGAATATCTCTCGCACCGTTTTCTTCTTCGCCTTATTCTTTACTAAATAGAGGACTTCAAGGCTTCCATTTTTTATTTCTGATTGAATGTTTGAGAGCAGCCCTTTATCCTCTATCTCAGCCCAAGGCAGTCCATCTTTCCCATTGAATATTCCCTCCAGATCAGATGGGAGGGCTGTTTGATCGACTACCCGGATGATCTTTTCGTATTTTGCCTTCATCGCCGCGGGAAGCATTGCTTGAAATACGGATATTTTAAAGCTTAATGTTTTTTCCGTGAGCCAATGTGCCAGATTCAACAGCTCTTCATTGAGAACAGGAGTCAAATCCATCGGTTCTTCAATTTCTTTAAGCTTTTTCACATCCGTATTTCGCTTTATTCCTACAACAAATCCTTGTATTTTCCTAGGTCCGAATGGAACAACGACACGCATTCCCGGATGGATGGCACCGACCCACTTCGCAGGAATTTCGTAATCAAAGATCCTGTCCGTCTGCATCGCAGGCACATCTACAATCACACTTGCTATTTCCACTTTCATCGATCCCTTTTCATTGATTGGACGATTTCATTCAACAATTCCTTCGCTACCATCCGTTTACTCATAAGCGACAACTCCTTCTTTGAACCATCTCGCTTATAAATAGTGACGATATTCGTATCACCGGCAAAGCCTGCCCCTTCCTGGGTCACGTTATTTGCCACGATGATATCCGCGTTTTTTTGCTGGAGCTTCTTCATCGCATACTGGTCGATATTTTCAGTTTCTGCAGCAAATCCGACAAGGAATTGATGTTCTTTTTTCTCCCCCAAGTCTTTCAAGATATCCTTTGTCCGCTCCAACTCAATCACTAAATCGCCATCCTGTTTTTTCATTTTATGGCCGTATATGTATTTTGGCTTGTAATCCGCTACAGCGGCACTCTTGATGATGATATCCGCTTCGGGAGCATGTTTCATGACTTCATGATACATATCTTCGGCAGTTTCGGCTGGCAGGATGGTGACTCCATCCGGTGCGGGTAGGGAAGAATTCGTGACCAGAAGCACTTCTGCGCCCTCTTTTGCGGCTTCTCCAGCAATAGCAAACCCCATTTTCCCACTCGATCTATTCGTAAAATAGCGAATCGGATCAATTTTTTCCTTTGTCGCTCCTGCTGTGACAATGATTCGCTTCCCTTTGAGCATGCCTTTGGACCTGTCATGAAAAAAGCCTTCAATTAATGAAACGATCTTTTCCGGTTCTTCCAGCCTGCCTTTTCCGACCCATCCGCACGCCAGATAGCCTTCACTCGGTTCAATGAATTGATACCCGTATCGATCAAGGGTTTGAATGTTTTTTTGCACAGCGGGATGATCATACATATTGACATTCATTGCCGGCGCAATCCATACTGGGGCTTTCGTAGCGAGAAGGGTCGTTGTGATCATATTGTCCGCAATCCCATTTGCAAGCTTGCCGATTACATTTGCGGTTGCCGGCGCGACAATGATCAAATCAGGCCAATCTGCGAGGTCGATATGGGCAATGACTTCCGGATTTTTTTCATCGAAGGTATCAAAATAAACCTCATTCCTTGATAACGCCTGGAAAGTCAAAGGTGCAATGAACTGACGGGCAGAATCACTCATGATCACTTTAATATCTGCACCAGCCTGCTTGATTTTGCTGGTCAGCGCAGCTGCTTTATAGGCAGCGATCCCACCGGTCACACATAATAGAATATTTTTGCCTTTCAACATCGTGCATCCCCCAAATTCAATAAATTCGTACTTTCATTATGAATGTTTTTTTGATCTTTTGCACTTAATTGATACATCGCCAAATGACAAAATGAAAATAACAACCTATCAATAGGTTGTTATTTTTTCGAATACATAGAATTAGCTATTAGTCTGAAACTTCCACACCTTTTTTCATCGTAAGGTTATTTGCATGAATTTCTTCCAATGCTTTTCCTACATATTTATGGGAAACGGTTTTGTC contains:
- the coaBC gene encoding bifunctional phosphopantothenoylcysteine decarboxylase/phosphopantothenate--cysteine ligase CoaBC encodes the protein MLKGKNILLCVTGGIAAYKAAALTSKIKQAGADIKVIMSDSARQFIAPLTFQALSRNEVYFDTFDEKNPEVIAHIDLADWPDLIIVAPATANVIGKLANGIADNMITTTLLATKAPVWIAPAMNVNMYDHPAVQKNIQTLDRYGYQFIEPSEGYLACGWVGKGRLEEPEKIVSLIEGFFHDRSKGMLKGKRIIVTAGATKEKIDPIRYFTNRSSGKMGFAIAGEAAKEGAEVLLVTNSSLPAPDGVTILPAETAEDMYHEVMKHAPEADIIIKSAAVADYKPKYIYGHKMKKQDGDLVIELERTKDILKDLGEKKEHQFLVGFAAETENIDQYAMKKLQQKNADIIVANNVTQEGAGFAGDTNIVTIYKRDGSKKELSLMSKRMVAKELLNEIVQSMKRDR
- the priA gene encoding primosomal protein N', which codes for MEIASVIVDVPAMQTDRIFDYEIPAKWVGAIHPGMRVVVPFGPRKIQGFVVGIKRNTDVKKLKEIEEPMDLTPVLNEELLNLAHWLTEKTLSFKISVFQAMLPAAMKAKYEKIIRVVDQTALPSDLEGIFNGKDGLPWAEIEDKGLLSNIQSEIKNGSLEVLYLVKNKAKKKTVREIFCQLDHDDLKEQVLGLSGNAVKQKVVLEWFLKSESTEVSAKELMEDTGATQSTIRGLIKKGLLGERQKEIYRDPFENRQFKRTKPFQLTDEQSNAIGPILKSIENRTHETFLLYGVTGSGKTEVYLQSIQKVLNDGKEAIVLVPEISLTPQMVHRFKGRFGDAVAVLHSGLSVGEKYDEWRKIQRKEVKVVVGARSAIFAPFENLGIIIIDEEHETSYKQEENPRYHAREVAIHRGVQNHCPIILGSATPSLETFARAKKGVYTLLSLSKRMNDQAMPSVSIVDMREELRGGNRSMFSTELFEKLKDRLEKKEQSVLFLNKRGHSSFIMCRDCGHVSQCPHCDISLTYHRYSEQMKCHYCGFEERVPMNCPECSSEHIRYFGTGTQKVEEELSKLIPEARVIRMDVDTTSRKGAHEKLLNQFEDGKADILLGTQMIAKGLDFPNITLVGVLSADTMLHLPDFRASEKTFQLLTQVSGRAGRHELEGEVVIQTYTPEHYSIVLAGDQDYDRFYHQEMMMRKMGSYPPFYYLSLINISHEELLKVVSTAEKITKYVQSRLSSEAIVLGPVASPIPRIKNRYRYQCLIKYKREPGLVETLKKVIEHYQSQASNGLAISIDINPYMMM